In one Candidatus Nitronereus thalassa genomic region, the following are encoded:
- a CDS encoding UDP-glucose/GDP-mannose dehydrogenase family protein — protein sequence MHISVLGTGYVGLVTGACFAEFGLHVTCMDVDPTRIEKLENGEVPFYEPGLAELVAKGRKAGTLKFTTDLNAALDTALVIFIAVGTPSRPDGSADLSYVDEVARSIGSRMTGYKVVVTKSTVPVGTANRVRELIKTNQPSPINFDVASNPEFLREGSAIGDFMRPDRVVIGVDSDQAAAIMKDLYRPLYLLETPVVVTNVPTAEMIKYASNVFLATKISFINEVANLCEMVGGNVQTVAKAMGLDKRIGSKFLHAGPGYGGSCFGKDTAALVHIGEQAGYEMKLAATTKRVNEQQHGRMVDKIREALGGVQGKTIALLGLSFKPNTDDLRDSPALVIAEHLMKEGCKVRAHDPEGQKEAVKNFQGLIGCQDAYDAATGADAIVLATEWNQFRNLDLEQMKSLLKTPVLIDLRNVYEPERVAEQGFYYVSVGRPSAGANPFKKS from the coding sequence ATGCATATTAGTGTTCTTGGAACTGGGTATGTCGGATTAGTCACCGGGGCTTGCTTTGCAGAGTTTGGGTTGCACGTGACATGCATGGACGTAGACCCCACTAGAATTGAGAAATTAGAGAATGGGGAGGTTCCCTTTTATGAACCAGGTCTGGCCGAATTAGTCGCCAAAGGTCGAAAAGCAGGAACTCTAAAATTTACCACGGATTTAAATGCCGCCCTGGATACCGCCTTAGTCATCTTTATTGCCGTTGGCACGCCATCCAGACCCGATGGTTCTGCGGATCTTTCTTATGTGGATGAAGTCGCTCGGAGCATTGGAAGCCGCATGACAGGGTATAAGGTGGTGGTGACAAAATCGACCGTCCCCGTCGGCACGGCGAATCGTGTGCGAGAACTCATCAAAACCAATCAGCCCAGCCCGATCAACTTTGATGTGGCCTCGAATCCGGAATTTCTCCGAGAAGGGTCAGCCATTGGAGACTTTATGCGGCCCGATCGCGTGGTCATTGGCGTCGATAGCGACCAAGCCGCTGCCATTATGAAGGACTTGTATCGTCCACTCTATTTGCTCGAAACGCCAGTGGTCGTCACCAATGTTCCTACGGCTGAAATGATTAAATATGCCTCCAACGTGTTTTTGGCGACCAAGATTTCCTTCATCAACGAAGTGGCTAATCTTTGCGAAATGGTCGGTGGCAATGTACAAACCGTGGCAAAAGCCATGGGGTTGGATAAACGGATTGGGTCAAAATTCTTGCATGCCGGCCCGGGGTATGGTGGATCATGCTTTGGCAAGGACACTGCCGCCCTCGTTCATATTGGAGAGCAGGCTGGCTATGAAATGAAATTGGCGGCCACCACCAAGCGAGTCAATGAACAACAACATGGTCGGATGGTCGATAAAATTCGCGAGGCCCTTGGAGGGGTTCAAGGAAAAACCATCGCGTTATTGGGATTGTCGTTTAAACCCAATACGGACGATTTACGAGATTCCCCCGCCCTGGTAATTGCGGAGCATTTGATGAAGGAAGGCTGTAAGGTTCGTGCCCATGATCCCGAGGGCCAAAAGGAAGCGGTAAAGAACTTCCAAGGTTTGATCGGATGCCAAGATGCCTACGATGCGGCAACTGGCGCAGACGCCATCGTCTTGGCGACGGAATGGAACCAATTCCGAAACTTGGATCTTGAACAAATGAAATCCTTGCTCAAGACACCAGTGCTGATTGATCTTCGAAATGTTTATGAACCGGAGAGAGTCGCGGAACAGGGATTTTACTATGTTTCGGTAGGACGGCCTTCGGCAGGAGCCAATCCATTTAAAAAGTCTTAA
- a CDS encoding HEAT repeat domain-containing protein, producing MADPVKLVQIMPKSAKVEGFNLVTENVTAIHLEDKQIEIELLAYDGKTVLLEVSEEALPDLQRIKLGDGATLRVVEEDGKRVVKQFRIRSKDPNMVKVDAALMDLKDSHWLNRKYAIEVLGELKAAAAVDELVACLDDEVGDVRNRAYESLIKIGAPSVTKVIPLLVAEEDELRQSATEILRKIGKPAVEPLAAALGDADATLKKRIMKVLDRMGYKPKEA from the coding sequence ATGGCAGATCCAGTCAAACTCGTTCAAATCATGCCCAAGAGCGCCAAAGTCGAAGGGTTTAACCTTGTGACGGAAAATGTCACGGCGATCCACTTGGAGGACAAACAAATAGAGATTGAATTACTAGCCTATGATGGCAAGACGGTGTTGCTTGAGGTGTCCGAAGAGGCATTGCCCGATCTTCAGCGGATCAAGCTCGGTGACGGCGCGACCCTCCGGGTAGTGGAAGAAGACGGTAAACGGGTTGTCAAGCAATTCCGTATTCGTTCCAAAGACCCCAATATGGTGAAAGTCGATGCGGCCTTGATGGATCTCAAGGATTCCCATTGGCTGAACCGGAAGTATGCAATTGAAGTCTTGGGGGAGCTGAAGGCGGCGGCTGCCGTTGATGAGTTGGTGGCCTGTTTGGACGATGAGGTGGGCGATGTTCGGAATCGAGCGTATGAATCCCTTATTAAAATCGGCGCGCCTTCGGTGACCAAAGTAATTCCGTTGTTGGTTGCTGAAGAAGATGAGCTTCGGCAATCTGCCACTGAAATTCTACGAAAGATTGGCAAGCCCGCTGTAGAGCCTTTGGCGGCAGCTCTTGGAGATGCCGATGCGACCTTGAAAAAACGGATTATGAAAGTGTTGGATCGAATGGGGTATAAGCCGAAAGAAGCGTAG
- a CDS encoding HEAT repeat domain-containing protein gives MADSDRIEQLLLSLRDENEGLRNHAASGLGQIGASAIPKLIEMFEDDDLVIREAATSAMVQIGEPAIDPLIEALEEDEWAVREQAASALGKLKTPRAVDPLIKALKDKDGGVRTAAVWALERIGDSRAVPALVECLVDTMLREDVARVLKKIGDERATDALIEGLQGSSWIVRRHAAEALGKIGDAKGYGPLVEALSDEDWLVRRNAVESLARLGDTRAIESVVPLLEDENEMVRDTAEGVLASLGWQPKT, from the coding sequence ATGGCTGACAGTGATCGGATAGAGCAACTGCTATTATCGCTCCGGGATGAAAATGAGGGCTTGAGAAATCATGCGGCATCGGGCCTTGGGCAAATTGGCGCCTCCGCCATTCCAAAATTAATTGAAATGTTTGAAGATGACGATTTAGTCATTCGGGAAGCCGCGACCAGCGCCATGGTTCAAATTGGAGAGCCGGCCATTGATCCACTCATAGAGGCGCTCGAAGAGGATGAATGGGCGGTACGGGAACAAGCGGCTTCGGCGTTAGGAAAGTTGAAAACTCCGCGCGCGGTAGATCCCCTCATCAAAGCCCTCAAGGACAAAGATGGTGGGGTTCGGACTGCTGCGGTATGGGCCTTGGAACGGATCGGGGACTCGCGTGCGGTTCCTGCTTTGGTGGAATGTCTGGTGGATACGATGTTGCGCGAAGATGTGGCTCGTGTTCTGAAAAAGATCGGCGATGAGCGCGCCACGGATGCGTTGATCGAAGGATTGCAAGGGTCGAGTTGGATTGTGCGTCGGCATGCCGCAGAAGCCTTGGGAAAGATTGGAGATGCCAAGGGCTATGGACCATTAGTGGAAGCGCTTTCTGACGAAGACTGGCTGGTTCGGCGAAATGCCGTCGAATCCCTGGCCCGGTTAGGAGACACTCGTGCCATTGAGTCGGTCGTCCCATTACTTGAAGATGAAAACGAAATGGTTCGTGACACTGCTGAAGGCGTATTAGCCAGCTTGGGCTGGCAACCCAAGACGTGA
- a CDS encoding HEAT repeat domain-containing protein, producing the protein MPRETVEVIVTELGHEEDWRRMRATATCLKGGPKVVDLIIKEIQTGSPSYKIEAARMLARIRDPRAGVPLVKLLAGEEEGVREAVAASLEQMAGILDEPTAAALVELLKEEALRPQVTALLGVIPTSIEPLTRMLKDPDEEARIKASEILDHLLDPRSADALVDAMGDPSIRDMAVQTLKKLGAIRDRIDQVMNQLSSVEESELREGARQEAVISLHPIGRPAVEILIEYLEDDDWVVREAAADVLGKIGDVRAVEPLIARLRKDPDTGVKELAAKGLGLIGDSRPVDLLIDMIPIKPLRVLAVEALEKIKDIEALRPHAEVFKRLKNDRDGLVSYNSGVIIDKLEAAAAQLDEEFWLAKENVNG; encoded by the coding sequence ATGCCTAGAGAAACAGTAGAAGTCATCGTTACGGAATTGGGCCACGAAGAGGATTGGCGTCGAATGCGTGCCACCGCTACCTGTCTTAAAGGTGGTCCCAAAGTCGTGGATCTCATCATTAAAGAAATTCAAACGGGCTCTCCTTCCTATAAAATTGAAGCGGCCAGAATGTTGGCTCGGATTCGTGATCCACGTGCCGGGGTGCCCTTAGTAAAATTATTGGCTGGTGAAGAAGAAGGCGTTCGTGAAGCGGTAGCTGCCTCCCTAGAACAGATGGCTGGTATTCTTGATGAACCGACGGCCGCGGCTCTGGTTGAATTATTGAAAGAAGAAGCCCTTCGCCCTCAGGTGACAGCGTTGTTGGGAGTCATTCCCACCTCAATCGAGCCTTTAACCAGAATGTTAAAAGATCCCGATGAAGAGGCTCGGATTAAGGCTTCGGAAATTCTCGACCATTTATTGGATCCTCGATCTGCGGATGCGCTTGTGGATGCCATGGGTGATCCGTCTATTCGGGATATGGCGGTTCAAACCTTAAAAAAACTTGGGGCTATTCGCGATCGTATTGATCAGGTGATGAACCAATTAAGTAGCGTGGAGGAGTCTGAGCTCCGTGAGGGTGCCCGCCAAGAAGCGGTAATCAGCCTGCATCCGATTGGCCGCCCTGCCGTGGAAATTCTCATTGAATATCTTGAAGACGACGACTGGGTCGTGCGGGAAGCCGCGGCGGATGTCTTGGGGAAAATCGGGGATGTTCGTGCCGTGGAGCCACTCATTGCCCGGTTGCGTAAGGACCCGGATACGGGGGTGAAGGAATTGGCGGCGAAGGGTCTGGGATTGATCGGTGATTCTCGGCCTGTGGACTTGCTCATTGATATGATTCCCATTAAACCCCTGCGAGTACTTGCTGTGGAAGCCTTGGAAAAAATAAAAGATATTGAAGCATTGCGGCCCCATGCCGAAGTGTTTAAACGATTGAAAAACGATCGTGATGGCCTGGTGTCTTATAATTCAGGAGTGATTATCGATAAGCTCGAAGCGGCCGCTGCTCAATTGGACGAAGAATTTTGGTTAGCAAAGGAGAATGTCAATGGCTGA
- a CDS encoding HEAT repeat domain-containing protein yields the protein MADYVGEQIAALRDEDWGVREDAALALGQSGDPRGVRPLIDALRDSDRAVQTAATSALMAIGEPAIMDLGSCLRDPDLSVQEAAASILSSIADERVVEPLMSALLSEDWVVRMHASRAMARLACPQAIETLVLLLQDKVPAVRDEAMLALKAIGEHVMTPLLNTLKDKDWRVRLKTTETLGVLGSKTAVQPLMGIVKDDPDTAVRQDAIRALGKIGDQTATEYLLGLIEDPRLQIQAIEALGKIGDRRSVPTLLKLVIRLDPREFEGRVPTCDDEKYERDLALVEAAVRALARLKDDQAIPVLILALQSTLVRKEAAEALSVFGKAAIPPLVEQFKKEPDENIQYHLKETLTRLGWNPNRIRLS from the coding sequence ATGGCTGATTATGTTGGTGAACAGATCGCCGCGTTACGGGATGAAGATTGGGGAGTTCGGGAGGATGCGGCACTCGCTTTGGGGCAATCTGGAGATCCTCGAGGAGTTCGCCCCTTGATCGACGCGTTGCGAGATTCCGACCGGGCAGTGCAAACCGCGGCCACGTCAGCTCTCATGGCCATTGGAGAACCAGCTATCATGGATCTGGGAAGTTGCTTACGAGATCCAGATTTATCGGTTCAAGAAGCCGCAGCCTCGATTCTATCCTCGATTGCTGATGAACGGGTGGTTGAACCCCTCATGTCGGCACTCCTAAGCGAAGATTGGGTGGTCCGTATGCATGCTTCGCGGGCGATGGCTCGCCTGGCCTGTCCACAAGCGATCGAGACTTTGGTGCTTCTTTTACAGGACAAAGTCCCTGCAGTTCGGGATGAAGCGATGTTGGCACTTAAAGCTATTGGTGAACATGTGATGACTCCCCTTCTGAACACGTTAAAGGATAAGGATTGGCGGGTTCGTCTCAAGACCACTGAAACTTTGGGTGTTCTGGGGTCAAAAACCGCTGTTCAGCCGCTGATGGGAATTGTAAAAGATGATCCGGATACGGCTGTTCGTCAGGATGCCATCCGTGCTCTGGGAAAGATTGGCGATCAGACGGCTACGGAATATTTATTAGGCCTTATAGAAGACCCTCGTCTTCAAATACAAGCGATTGAGGCGTTAGGGAAAATTGGCGATCGACGAAGCGTGCCAACCCTATTGAAGTTGGTGATACGATTAGATCCTCGTGAGTTTGAAGGACGGGTGCCGACCTGTGATGACGAAAAGTATGAGCGGGATTTAGCCCTGGTGGAGGCAGCGGTTCGCGCTTTGGCTCGATTAAAAGATGACCAAGCCATTCCGGTGCTAATTTTAGCTCTTCAGAGTACACTCGTCCGAAAAGAAGCCGCGGAGGCGTTAAGTGTTTTTGGTAAAGCGGCGATTCCACCATTGGTCGAGCAATTCAAAAAAGAACCGGACGAAAACATTCAGTATCATTTGAAGGAAACCCTCACTCGTTTAGGGTGGAATCCCAATCGGATTCGACTCTCGTGA
- a CDS encoding glycine betaine uptake BCCT transporter, with protein MKNSRPVLFVSLALTSVFLIWGAFAPKQLAKVSGSIQIWLLDAFGWFYLLCAAGFLTTVILLIFSKYGDIPLGRDGEKPEFPLLTWFAMLFCAGMGIGLVFWGAAEPISHFYDPPFGSPGTPESARVAMQYSFFHWGLHPWAIYTLVGMCLAYFQFRKQEPGLISASCKPILGGSTDGPAGYAIDIIAVFATVFGVATSLGFGAIQISGGLSYLFGVPNTINTQLGIIGLVTVLYMLSAQTGLQRGIKYLSNLNMILALSLMVFLLFLGPTKFIMEIFTSALGEYLHKLPKMSLNLAPFDNSGWVQNWTLFYWAWWIAWAPFVGTFIARISRGRTVREFILGVLFVPSLFCAFWFSIFGGTAISLELFQQTGLNQVIEAQGKEVVLFTLLEHFPLGGLMSLIAIFLISTFFITSADSATFVLGTLTTKGNLNPPNSVKLTWGVVQSVVAAVLLWSGGLKGLQTGSILAAFPFAFIMLLLLGSLLKAFKIESKTNG; from the coding sequence GTGAAGAACAGTCGTCCCGTTTTATTCGTATCGCTTGCTCTAACTTCGGTTTTTCTCATTTGGGGGGCCTTCGCCCCCAAGCAATTAGCCAAGGTTTCTGGCTCGATCCAAATCTGGTTATTGGATGCGTTTGGATGGTTCTATCTTCTGTGTGCCGCAGGCTTTTTAACTACCGTGATTCTACTTATTTTTTCCAAATATGGAGATATTCCCTTAGGACGTGACGGGGAAAAACCTGAATTCCCCCTGCTCACCTGGTTTGCCATGCTGTTTTGTGCCGGAATGGGGATCGGGTTAGTGTTTTGGGGGGCCGCCGAGCCCATCTCTCATTTTTATGATCCACCGTTTGGGTCGCCGGGTACCCCCGAATCTGCGCGGGTTGCTATGCAATATTCTTTTTTTCATTGGGGATTGCACCCATGGGCGATCTATACCCTCGTGGGTATGTGTCTTGCGTATTTCCAATTTCGAAAACAGGAGCCTGGCCTCATTAGCGCAAGTTGCAAGCCAATATTAGGGGGGAGTACAGATGGGCCCGCTGGCTATGCCATTGATATTATTGCGGTATTTGCCACGGTCTTTGGGGTAGCCACTTCGTTGGGGTTTGGGGCTATCCAAATTAGCGGAGGACTGTCTTATCTGTTCGGAGTCCCCAATACGATCAATACACAATTGGGCATCATTGGTTTGGTGACGGTGTTGTACATGTTGTCAGCACAGACGGGCCTGCAACGGGGAATTAAGTATTTAAGTAATTTGAATATGATCTTGGCCCTGTCCCTCATGGTATTCCTCCTTTTTTTAGGGCCAACCAAATTCATCATGGAAATCTTTACCTCGGCTTTAGGGGAATATCTCCATAAGTTGCCAAAAATGAGTTTAAATTTAGCTCCATTCGATAACTCAGGGTGGGTGCAAAATTGGACATTATTTTATTGGGCCTGGTGGATTGCTTGGGCTCCGTTTGTTGGTACCTTCATTGCCAGGATTTCACGAGGCCGGACCGTTCGAGAGTTTATTCTCGGTGTGCTATTTGTCCCGTCACTCTTTTGCGCCTTTTGGTTTTCGATTTTTGGGGGAACGGCCATCTCTTTGGAATTGTTTCAGCAAACCGGGCTTAACCAAGTGATTGAGGCCCAAGGGAAAGAGGTGGTCCTTTTTACATTGCTAGAGCATTTTCCCTTGGGTGGCCTCATGTCATTGATCGCCATTTTTCTCATTTCCACGTTTTTTATTACCTCCGCCGATTCCGCCACATTTGTGTTGGGAACCTTGACCACCAAAGGTAATTTAAACCCGCCAAATTCTGTGAAACTGACATGGGGGGTGGTGCAATCCGTGGTCGCGGCTGTGTTGTTGTGGTCCGGAGGCCTCAAAGGTCTTCAAACGGGGTCCATTCTTGCGGCATTTCCCTTTGCCTTTATCATGCTTCTTCTGTTGGGGTCACTTCTTAAGGCTTTCAAAATCGAATCCAAAACTAATGGTTAA
- a CDS encoding methyltransferase domain-containing protein: MAKEQAYGANPIAQRKTDLYKKEYVHSFVRKWDELIDWDARATSEGDFFINLMKERGVKRVLDVATGTGFHSIRLLKAGFEVTSADGSPEMLAQAFENARRAGFILQTIHADWRWLSRDIHNKYDAVICLGNSLTHLFSEQDRRKALAEFYTALKHDGVLILDQRNYDGILDNGFTSKHVYYYCGDNVSAEPEYVDEGLARFRYRFPDNSEYHLNMFPLRKEYVRNLMGQVGFQQIKTYGDFQETHRIEDPDFFIHVAEKLYKNEERSQKVDIASTYSQTVETARTYYNSTDADRFYATIWGGEDIHIGLYEQESDTIADASRRTVETMASMLQDLGPRTRVLDIGSGYGGSARYLVKAFGCHVGCLNLSEIQNKRNRELNIRDGLSLAINVVDGNFEDIPLPDDSVDIVWSQDAILHSGNKKKVFEEVHRVLAQGGQFIFTDPMQSETCPKDALTPILERIHLDSLGSVQYYKELLLGLGFKEVAISDHSKQLANHYGRVLKEVEANTFNLSRVCSDEYVERMKIGLQHWVDGGKAGNLKWGILHFQKT, encoded by the coding sequence ATGGCAAAAGAACAGGCTTATGGAGCCAACCCTATCGCCCAGCGAAAAACCGACCTATACAAAAAGGAATATGTCCATAGTTTTGTTCGCAAATGGGATGAACTTATCGATTGGGACGCCAGAGCCACCAGTGAGGGGGACTTTTTCATTAACCTGATGAAGGAACGGGGAGTTAAAAGGGTCCTCGATGTCGCCACAGGGACAGGCTTCCATTCAATTCGGCTTCTGAAAGCCGGATTCGAAGTCACCTCAGCCGACGGGAGCCCTGAGATGTTGGCCCAGGCATTTGAGAATGCTCGGCGAGCAGGGTTTATTTTGCAGACCATCCATGCAGATTGGAGATGGCTGAGCCGGGACATTCACAATAAATATGATGCCGTCATCTGCTTGGGGAATTCCCTGACACATTTGTTTTCCGAACAAGACCGACGAAAGGCCCTGGCAGAGTTCTATACCGCCTTAAAACACGATGGCGTACTTATTCTCGACCAACGGAACTACGATGGGATTTTAGACAACGGGTTCACCTCAAAACATGTGTACTATTATTGCGGTGATAATGTTTCCGCAGAACCGGAATATGTGGATGAAGGGCTAGCCCGCTTTCGTTACCGCTTTCCAGATAACTCCGAATACCATCTGAACATGTTTCCGCTTCGGAAAGAATATGTTCGAAACCTTATGGGCCAAGTTGGCTTTCAGCAAATCAAAACGTATGGGGATTTTCAAGAAACCCACCGCATCGAAGATCCAGACTTTTTCATTCATGTCGCCGAAAAACTGTATAAAAACGAAGAGCGCTCCCAAAAAGTCGATATTGCTTCAACCTATTCTCAAACCGTGGAAACCGCGAGAACCTATTACAATAGCACCGATGCCGACCGCTTCTATGCGACCATCTGGGGGGGAGAGGACATTCATATTGGTTTGTATGAACAGGAAAGCGATACCATTGCTGATGCGAGTCGCCGCACCGTAGAAACGATGGCTTCGATGCTTCAAGATCTTGGACCAAGAACCCGTGTGCTCGATATCGGATCAGGATATGGAGGTTCTGCCCGATATTTAGTGAAGGCATTTGGTTGTCATGTTGGTTGTTTGAATCTGAGCGAAATTCAAAACAAACGAAATCGAGAATTAAATATCCGCGACGGATTGTCGTTAGCCATTAATGTCGTCGATGGGAATTTTGAGGATATCCCCCTCCCAGATGATAGCGTGGATATTGTCTGGTCCCAGGATGCCATTCTACATAGCGGGAATAAGAAGAAAGTCTTCGAAGAAGTTCATCGGGTCCTAGCCCAAGGCGGACAGTTTATTTTTACGGACCCCATGCAAAGTGAAACTTGCCCCAAGGACGCCTTAACACCGATTCTCGAACGGATTCATCTCGACTCTTTAGGGTCAGTTCAATACTACAAGGAGTTACTGCTTGGCTTGGGATTTAAGGAAGTTGCGATCAGTGACCATTCGAAGCAATTAGCAAATCACTATGGCCGAGTTCTTAAGGAAGTTGAGGCCAACACCTTTAACCTCAGCCGTGTCTGCAGTGACGAATATGTTGAGCGCATGAAAATTGGCCTTCAACATTGGGTCGATGGCGGCAAGGCAGGAAATTTGAAGTGGGGAATCCTTCACTTTCAGAAAACGTGA
- a CDS encoding HEAT repeat domain-containing protein, with the protein MSQRVQDWLEALEDVDDATREEAAKALAELGDPSTLEALLTALEDDYWAVRAQVGWALAKIGGEQAIDGLITLFNDSMMEVQAEAVSAMASMGTGTVPKLITCLKDERWRVREQSAKALGLLKDPQAVQGLTITCRDRDGAVKSAAAESLGRIGDPKAIPALIKLFKDTSKIVRETAGTALVYIGKASIPALIETLKDPHFVVRCHGVRALGGMTTDYQMGRAWTKDPEVVDALVGMLKDEDRAVREDATIALGIIGDPRAVPGLIEAMKDGSVKRHAIASLGMIGDARALHPVLDALKGKGIPQNGTPTPGCIISEDQLIKESAATALGHFRDPKVIPDLIFLLKDIVLREYAANSLILIGDVAIEPLVAFLHDPDASKVEKESERVLAFASTRLTATSALKKTVLETLEKLGWEPLKEEGQDSRQDLQYTDTDKVLGTEGRFGASGDFAKPAKSLKIER; encoded by the coding sequence ATGTCCCAACGTGTACAAGATTGGCTTGAAGCTTTAGAAGATGTCGATGACGCCACACGCGAAGAAGCCGCCAAGGCGCTGGCGGAATTGGGCGACCCGAGTACGCTAGAAGCACTCCTGACCGCTTTAGAAGATGATTACTGGGCCGTCCGAGCTCAGGTGGGATGGGCCTTGGCAAAAATTGGTGGAGAACAAGCCATCGATGGGCTCATTACCTTGTTTAATGATAGCATGATGGAAGTTCAGGCCGAGGCGGTTTCCGCCATGGCCTCCATGGGGACGGGCACGGTTCCAAAATTGATCACCTGTTTAAAGGACGAACGCTGGCGGGTGCGCGAGCAATCGGCCAAGGCACTGGGTTTGCTCAAAGATCCTCAGGCGGTACAGGGCCTGACAATTACTTGCCGAGATCGAGATGGCGCAGTCAAAAGCGCTGCGGCGGAGTCCTTAGGTCGAATTGGGGATCCCAAAGCCATTCCGGCCCTCATTAAACTATTCAAAGATACCTCAAAGATCGTTCGAGAAACTGCTGGCACTGCTCTGGTGTATATTGGAAAGGCCTCCATTCCCGCGTTAATCGAAACCTTGAAAGATCCGCATTTTGTCGTTCGTTGTCACGGTGTTCGGGCGTTAGGCGGAATGACCACGGACTATCAAATGGGACGGGCCTGGACTAAAGATCCAGAAGTCGTGGATGCTTTAGTCGGCATGCTCAAAGACGAGGACCGCGCCGTCCGAGAAGATGCCACCATTGCCTTGGGTATCATTGGAGATCCACGGGCTGTTCCTGGTTTGATCGAGGCCATGAAAGATGGATCCGTCAAACGGCATGCCATTGCTTCCTTGGGAATGATTGGAGATGCTCGAGCCTTGCACCCAGTGTTAGATGCCCTGAAAGGGAAAGGGATTCCTCAAAATGGCACTCCAACGCCTGGGTGCATTATTAGTGAAGATCAGCTCATTAAGGAGTCGGCAGCCACGGCCTTAGGGCATTTCCGTGACCCCAAGGTCATTCCGGACCTTATTTTCCTGTTAAAAGACATTGTGTTACGAGAGTACGCCGCGAATTCACTCATTTTAATTGGAGACGTGGCCATTGAGCCATTAGTGGCTTTTCTTCATGACCCTGATGCCTCCAAGGTCGAAAAAGAAAGCGAGCGGGTATTGGCCTTTGCCTCGACTCGGTTGACTGCGACTAGTGCGTTAAAAAAGACCGTGTTAGAGACATTGGAAAAATTAGGATGGGAACCATTGAAAGAAGAAGGCCAGGATTCCCGTCAAGATCTGCAGTATACCGATACTGATAAAGTGCTCGGGACGGAAGGTCGATTCGGCGCCTCAGGGGATTTTGCTAAGCCCGCCAAGTCCTTGAAAATAGAACGGTAG
- a CDS encoding alkaline phosphatase family protein gives MNNSLSFRLASVLGLGMVLLSFWLVLPSPAWATTNHVLLFVLEGVNNEAIEAHDMPILKKMAKEGAAKLDAQSVSPPLTVPAMATLLTGEPVARHRVNADWETYDFSRSFLRSPTLFDYLDLAGGVDTALFIMDERFYQLSRPEIYVDLQTCGKSKPQCNPGTVVGYIDDYLTKVVSQGGYGFRLFEVPGLLVMHVPAPMDAALKRGWDSPAYSKALSATDKAIGDVLALYSRHEVLDKTMVIVTGLNGQGSGANGQKNGSLGTTNLGMSVPWIAWGANIKSGHRIVAPVSIMDTGATVMEALGLETHTEWESKALNEIFIKTPERKTTGNESFAR, from the coding sequence ATGAATAATTCATTATCTTTCCGGCTTGCATCTGTTTTGGGATTGGGCATGGTCCTCTTGAGCTTTTGGCTTGTTCTTCCTTCCCCGGCTTGGGCTACGACCAATCATGTTCTTTTGTTTGTATTAGAAGGTGTCAACAATGAGGCGATAGAAGCCCATGATATGCCGATTCTCAAGAAGATGGCCAAAGAAGGGGCTGCCAAACTTGATGCCCAATCGGTTTCCCCTCCCCTCACAGTGCCCGCGATGGCGACTCTCCTGACTGGGGAACCTGTTGCCAGACATCGCGTGAATGCCGATTGGGAGACGTATGATTTCTCACGATCCTTTCTTCGGTCGCCCACCTTGTTTGATTATCTGGATTTAGCTGGTGGGGTGGATACCGCCCTCTTTATTATGGATGAGCGGTTTTATCAATTGTCCAGACCGGAAATTTATGTGGATCTGCAGACCTGCGGAAAATCCAAACCCCAATGCAACCCTGGGACCGTGGTGGGGTATATTGATGATTACCTGACCAAGGTTGTGAGCCAGGGTGGTTATGGATTTCGGCTCTTTGAGGTCCCGGGGCTACTAGTCATGCATGTGCCCGCGCCAATGGATGCCGCCTTAAAACGTGGATGGGATTCCCCAGCCTATTCCAAAGCCCTTTCGGCGACAGATAAAGCCATTGGAGATGTTCTGGCACTGTATTCTCGCCATGAAGTACTTGATAAGACCATGGTGATTGTCACGGGTTTAAATGGGCAGGGCTCTGGCGCCAATGGACAAAAAAATGGGTCGTTGGGTACGACCAACCTCGGGATGTCCGTTCCCTGGATTGCCTGGGGGGCAAACATTAAATCCGGGCACCGTATTGTCGCCCCAGTTTCTATCATGGATACCGGCGCGACGGTGATGGAAGCCTTAGGGCTCGAAACGCATACGGAATGGGAAAGTAAGGCACTCAATGAAATTTTCATCAAAACCCCTGAAAGAAAGACCACTGGCAATGAGAGCTTTGCACGATAA